One region of Thiomonas intermedia genomic DNA includes:
- a CDS encoding FecR domain-containing protein, protein MPPRRLAQALSLFLVAFSPALAQAQTLSLPAAAAEAHGPVWQYTVRPGDTLIGLGRQYLRDPAQWPLIQRDNHIAHARQIPPGTVLRIPADLLRQQPSSARLAQVFGQVLWRAQAQSAWQPAEAGQMLAAGSQVQAPEEGSAVIELANGTRLTLQPGSELALDTLSLYADGLMADTRLRLQHGQVEIRDNPRRLPNQNLRILTPSAQAVVRGTQFRVGVEAQITREETLGGAVELQAAGAQVRVDGGQGSLARQGQPPLPPVTLLAAPDVSSLPSVFEQLPLRFTLPGQAGAAAWFGQIAPEAAPVQVLVQKFSVGKALNIGDLPDGRYVLRVRAVDANGLQGLDASHAFTVFARPFFPMLTAPGAGATVRVPRPTLRWSQVVDVTRTHLQVAAGADFAQPLFDVVLPGEAWAPSADLPAGELRWRAASLDAQGRQGPWSAAQTFRYLPGPGPADLAKAAVRFDRDHLLLDLPPAPAGQHYALTLSDHVGLQPALAQTQTSGGAVSLPRPASGKRYLGARLVDDSDGTQGPPVVQVIDVPPRYPYLWLLLIPLLPAL, encoded by the coding sequence ATGCCCCCGCGCCGCCTGGCGCAAGCCTTGAGCCTGTTTCTGGTGGCGTTTTCGCCCGCGCTGGCACAGGCGCAGACCCTGTCGCTCCCGGCCGCCGCGGCCGAAGCTCACGGCCCAGTGTGGCAATACACCGTGCGGCCCGGCGACACCCTCATCGGCCTGGGACGGCAATATCTGCGCGACCCGGCGCAGTGGCCGCTGATCCAGCGCGACAACCACATCGCCCACGCCCGGCAAATTCCGCCAGGCACGGTGCTGCGCATTCCCGCCGATCTGTTGCGGCAGCAGCCGTCGTCGGCGCGACTGGCGCAGGTGTTCGGCCAGGTGCTTTGGCGTGCGCAGGCGCAGAGCGCCTGGCAACCGGCCGAGGCGGGACAAATGCTTGCGGCCGGCTCGCAGGTGCAGGCGCCCGAGGAAGGCAGCGCCGTCATCGAACTGGCCAACGGCACCCGGCTGACGCTGCAGCCGGGCAGCGAGCTCGCGCTGGACACCCTCAGTCTCTATGCCGACGGGCTGATGGCCGACACCCGGCTGCGCCTGCAGCACGGCCAGGTGGAGATTCGCGACAACCCGCGTCGTCTGCCCAACCAGAACCTGCGCATCCTCACGCCCTCGGCGCAGGCGGTGGTGCGGGGCACGCAGTTCCGCGTCGGGGTGGAGGCGCAGATCACCCGCGAAGAAACCCTGGGCGGCGCCGTCGAGCTGCAGGCGGCCGGCGCGCAGGTTCGGGTCGATGGCGGGCAGGGCTCGCTGGCGCGCCAGGGTCAGCCGCCGTTGCCGCCGGTGACGCTGCTGGCCGCGCCCGATGTTTCGTCGTTGCCAAGCGTGTTCGAGCAGCTTCCGCTGCGCTTCACGCTGCCGGGGCAGGCCGGTGCGGCGGCGTGGTTCGGGCAGATCGCGCCCGAAGCCGCTCCGGTGCAAGTGCTGGTGCAGAAATTCAGCGTGGGCAAGGCGCTTAACATCGGCGACCTGCCCGATGGCCGCTATGTCCTGCGCGTTCGCGCGGTCGATGCCAACGGGCTGCAGGGGCTGGATGCGAGCCATGCGTTCACCGTTTTCGCACGTCCCTTCTTCCCCATGCTGACGGCCCCTGGCGCGGGGGCGACCGTGCGCGTGCCACGGCCCACGCTGCGCTGGTCCCAGGTCGTGGATGTGACGCGGACCCATCTTCAGGTCGCCGCGGGGGCCGATTTCGCGCAACCCCTGTTCGACGTCGTCCTACCGGGTGAGGCGTGGGCGCCGTCGGCCGATCTGCCCGCGGGCGAGCTGCGATGGCGCGCGGCCAGCCTCGATGCCCAGGGGCGGCAAGGGCCGTGGAGCGCGGCGCAGACGTTCCGCTACCTGCCCGGCCCAGGGCCTGCCGATCTGGCGAAAGCCGCCGTGCGTTTCGACCGCGACCATCTGCTGCTCGACCTGCCCCCCGCGCCCGCCGGACAACATTACGCCCTGACCTTGTCCGATCACGTCGGCCTGCAACCGGCGCTGGCGCAGACGCAGACATCGGGGGGCGCGGTCTCGCTGCCGCGCCCGGCTTCGGGCAAGCGCTATCTGGGCGCGCGCCTGGTGGACGACAGCGACGGCACGCAGGGGCCGCCCGTGGTGCAGGTCATCGACGTGCCGCCGCGCTATCCCTATCTCTGGCTGCTTCTGATTCCGCTGCTGCCGGCGCTTTGA
- a CDS encoding autotransporter assembly complex protein TamA: MRWRDFPDLQRAQVQRLADDAPAQVQRLLETQGFFSPQITVRVDCPESGPIDVVLSVQPGSPTLVQSVDVQVDGPDGKPDAALSARLTRFWALKPGAIFRDADWEAAKSKALSALLSGRWPAARLTESRATVDPQTHEARLQLRLQTGAAYVFGGLHITGQQRYPLSIAERLAPMQPGAPYSQGALLDYQAALQNSPYYRNAVVDADLSQAQGDVVPVDVQLTENRSQKLGFGVGVSSDTGKRVQMGWHDLDFLGRAWRLSSDIKLQTREQSGSLKLAFPRTAIGYDDSVTLSQDRTDISGLVTRNSSIGAQRERTRGHIDTALALQYQAESLEPAGAASSEVHALSVNYSWTRRDINSVLYPSRGTVINLQLGGASKALLSSANFVRLYARGLGYLPIDRNNQLVFRAEAGAVLANGASGIPQNFLFRAGGANSVRGYAYQSLGLTQGDAIVGGRYLFTTSAEFDHWFTRQWGGALFYDLGNAADSWGALKPVRGYGAGVRWRSPVGLIAVDLAYGQAVHEYRVNFTAGLSF, encoded by the coding sequence TTGCGCTGGCGCGACTTTCCCGACTTGCAGCGCGCCCAGGTGCAGCGGCTGGCCGATGATGCGCCCGCGCAGGTGCAGCGGCTGCTTGAAACGCAGGGCTTTTTCTCGCCGCAGATCACCGTGCGGGTCGATTGCCCCGAATCCGGCCCCATCGACGTCGTGCTTTCGGTCCAGCCGGGCAGCCCCACGCTGGTGCAGTCGGTCGATGTGCAGGTGGATGGCCCAGACGGCAAACCCGACGCCGCGTTGAGCGCCCGGCTCACCCGGTTCTGGGCGCTCAAGCCCGGCGCTATCTTCCGCGATGCCGACTGGGAGGCGGCCAAGTCCAAGGCCCTGTCGGCCCTGCTGTCCGGGCGATGGCCCGCGGCGCGCCTGACCGAGAGCCGGGCCACGGTCGATCCGCAGACGCACGAGGCGCGCCTGCAACTACGCCTGCAGACTGGCGCAGCCTACGTCTTCGGCGGCCTGCACATCACCGGACAGCAGCGCTACCCGCTGAGCATTGCCGAGCGCCTGGCGCCGATGCAGCCGGGCGCGCCCTATTCGCAGGGCGCCCTGCTCGACTATCAGGCGGCCCTGCAGAACAGCCCGTATTACCGCAACGCCGTGGTCGACGCCGATCTGAGCCAGGCGCAAGGCGATGTCGTGCCGGTGGACGTGCAGCTGACGGAGAACCGATCGCAGAAACTCGGTTTCGGCGTCGGCGTGAGCAGCGACACCGGCAAGCGCGTGCAGATGGGCTGGCACGATCTCGACTTTCTGGGGCGGGCCTGGCGGCTGTCGAGCGACATCAAACTGCAAACGCGCGAACAGAGCGGAAGCCTCAAGCTGGCCTTTCCGCGAACCGCCATCGGCTACGACGACAGCGTCACGCTGTCGCAGGACCGTACCGACATCTCCGGCCTGGTCACGCGCAATTCCAGCATCGGCGCGCAGCGCGAACGCACGCGCGGCCACATCGACACCGCGCTGGCGCTGCAGTACCAGGCCGAGAGCCTGGAGCCCGCGGGCGCCGCCTCCAGCGAGGTGCACGCCCTCAGCGTGAACTACAGCTGGACGCGGCGCGACATCAACAGCGTGCTCTACCCCAGCCGCGGCACCGTGATCAATCTGCAGCTCGGCGGCGCGAGCAAGGCGCTGCTGTCGAGCGCCAACTTCGTGCGGCTGTACGCGCGCGGGCTGGGCTATCTGCCCATCGACCGCAACAACCAGCTGGTCTTCCGCGCCGAAGCCGGTGCGGTGCTGGCCAACGGCGCCAGCGGCATACCGCAGAACTTCCTGTTCCGTGCCGGCGGCGCCAATTCGGTGCGCGGCTATGCCTATCAAAGCCTGGGCCTGACCCAGGGCGATGCCATCGTCGGCGGGCGCTATCTGTTCACCACCAGCGCCGAGTTCGATCACTGGTTCACCCGCCAATGGGGCGGTGCGTTGTTCTACGACCTCGGCAACGCGGCCGACAGCTGGGGCGCCCTCAAGCCCGTGCGCGGCTATGGCGCAGGCGTGCGCTGGCGCAGCCCGGTCGGGCTGATCGCGGTGGATCTGGCCTATGGACAGGCGGTGCATGAGTATCGGGTGAACTTCACCGCAGGGTTGTCGTTCTGA
- a CDS encoding ABC transporter permease, with protein sequence MRRRARLVTFWRIAVLVIILGGWELAARLHWIDPFFYSMPTLIVAQIYTWIVHGTSQGPLWQQVLVTLEETVLGFLIGAAGGIVCGILLGRNKLLADIFSVYIKVANSIPRVVLGSIFVIALGLGMASKVALAVVMVFFVVFGNAFQGVREADRYMIANAQILGASPRQVTMSVVVPSALSWILASLHVSFGFALVGAVVGEFLGARQGIGLLISTAQGAFNASGVFGAMIVLAVVALMAEGLITLLENRLLKWRPAQFG encoded by the coding sequence ATGCGCCGCCGCGCGCGGCTGGTGACCTTCTGGCGCATCGCCGTGCTGGTGATCATCCTGGGCGGATGGGAGCTGGCGGCGCGGCTGCACTGGATCGATCCCTTCTTCTATTCGATGCCCACGCTGATCGTGGCGCAGATCTACACCTGGATCGTGCACGGCACCTCTCAGGGGCCGTTGTGGCAGCAGGTGCTGGTCACGCTCGAAGAAACCGTGCTGGGCTTTCTGATCGGCGCGGCGGGCGGCATCGTCTGCGGCATCCTGCTGGGCCGCAACAAGCTGCTGGCCGACATCTTCAGCGTCTATATCAAGGTGGCCAATTCCATCCCTCGCGTGGTGCTGGGCTCGATCTTTGTCATCGCCCTCGGGCTGGGCATGGCGTCGAAAGTGGCCCTGGCCGTGGTCATGGTGTTTTTCGTCGTCTTCGGCAACGCCTTCCAGGGCGTGCGCGAGGCCGACCGCTACATGATCGCCAACGCCCAGATCCTGGGCGCGTCGCCGCGGCAGGTGACGATGAGCGTGGTCGTGCCCTCGGCGCTGAGCTGGATTCTGGCCAGCCTGCACGTGAGTTTCGGCTTCGCGCTGGTGGGCGCCGTGGTGGGCGAGTTTCTCGGCGCGCGCCAGGGCATCGGGCTGCTGATCTCGACGGCGCAGGGCGCGTTCAATGCCAGTGGCGTATTCGGCGCCATGATCGTGCTGGCCGTCGTCGCCCTGATGGCCGAGGGGCTCATCACCCTGCTCGAAAACCGCCTGCTCAAATGGCGGCCAGCGCAGTTCGGCTGA
- a CDS encoding response regulator transcription factor has protein sequence MPPVTALRIAYLEDDPITALEVTEWLTQAGYVVQHFTDGQEFARTVERGGADACLLDWMLPGLSGPDVLCRLRLQLGASVPPVIFLTGRNAESDVVQALESGADDYLVKPLSRPVLLARLQAVLRRSGSVMPAARLRLGEIEADCARRQIFVQGLRVDLTDRETDLALHFLQNVNRLLTRDFLIQTIWGLRPEVETRTVDVHVSALRRKLRLQPESGWRLVSVYGRGYRLERARSADEGPLTVPPELDD, from the coding sequence GTGCCTCCCGTCACAGCCCTGCGTATTGCTTATCTGGAAGACGATCCGATCACCGCGCTCGAAGTGACGGAATGGCTGACCCAGGCCGGGTATGTGGTTCAGCACTTCACTGATGGGCAGGAATTTGCACGCACCGTCGAGCGCGGCGGCGCGGACGCCTGCCTGCTCGACTGGATGCTGCCTGGCCTGAGCGGGCCCGATGTGTTGTGCCGCCTGCGTCTGCAACTCGGCGCCAGCGTGCCGCCGGTGATTTTCCTGACCGGCCGCAACGCCGAATCGGATGTGGTGCAGGCGCTGGAATCGGGTGCCGACGACTATCTGGTCAAGCCGCTCTCGCGCCCTGTGCTGCTGGCGCGGCTGCAGGCTGTGCTGCGGCGATCGGGCTCGGTCATGCCGGCCGCCCGGCTGCGGCTGGGCGAGATCGAGGCCGATTGCGCCCGGCGGCAGATTTTCGTCCAAGGCCTGCGCGTGGACCTGACCGACCGCGAAACCGATCTGGCGCTGCATTTCCTGCAAAACGTCAACCGCCTGCTCACGCGCGACTTTCTCATCCAGACCATCTGGGGCCTGCGCCCCGAGGTCGAAACCCGCACGGTGGACGTGCACGTCAGCGCGCTGCGGCGCAAGCTGCGGCTGCAGCCCGAGTCCGGCTGGCGCCTGGTGTCGGTGTATGGACGAGGCTACCGACTCGAACGCGCGCGCAGCGCCGACGAGGGCCCGCTGACCGTGCCTCCTGAACTCGACGATTGA
- a CDS encoding gamma-glutamyl-gamma-aminobutyrate hydrolase family protein has product MATKPLKIGISARIDHPQPGQAGLRSKTLQYLEQSVAHWAMSRDVLVFMVPTVATGSGLVRSNIRLGDYADALDGLILQGGADMSPNSYGEDPLKPEWAGDPVRDGYEMELLHEFIEVRKPVLGICRGAQLINVAMGGTLYQDLPSQFTASQTQHLSDTYDRHYHPVRFTEGGLLARLYPEVDPGSLNIVSVHHQAVRTLGRDLVVDAISPEDGLPEAIRGTGRNFLLGLQWHPEFHHPSNPELLDCTPILDEFLRNVRKRRW; this is encoded by the coding sequence ATGGCGACCAAACCCCTGAAAATCGGCATTTCAGCGCGCATCGACCACCCCCAGCCGGGCCAGGCCGGTTTGCGCAGCAAAACCCTGCAGTACCTGGAGCAGTCCGTCGCGCACTGGGCCATGTCGCGCGATGTGCTGGTCTTCATGGTGCCCACCGTGGCCACGGGCAGCGGACTGGTGCGCAGCAATATCCGCCTGGGCGACTACGCCGACGCGCTCGACGGGCTCATCCTGCAAGGCGGCGCCGACATGAGCCCGAACAGCTACGGCGAAGATCCTCTGAAGCCCGAGTGGGCGGGCGACCCGGTGCGCGACGGCTATGAAATGGAACTGCTGCACGAATTCATCGAGGTGCGCAAGCCCGTGCTGGGCATCTGCCGCGGGGCGCAGCTCATCAACGTCGCCATGGGCGGCACGCTCTATCAGGATCTGCCCTCGCAATTCACCGCCAGCCAGACCCAACACCTCAGCGATACCTACGACCGGCATTACCACCCGGTGCGATTCACCGAAGGCGGTCTGCTTGCCCGCCTCTATCCCGAAGTCGACCCCGGCAGCCTGAACATCGTGTCCGTGCATCACCAGGCCGTGCGTACCCTGGGCCGCGATCTGGTGGTGGACGCGATCAGCCCCGAAGATGGCCTGCCCGAAGCCATACGCGGCACCGGCCGCAACTTTCTGCTGGGCCTGCAGTGGCACCCGGAATTCCACCACCCGTCCAACCCCGAGCTGCTCGACTGCACGCCCATCCTCGACGAGTTCCTGCGCAACGTGCGCAAGCGCCGCTGGTGA
- a CDS encoding translocation/assembly module TamB domain-containing protein, with protein MAEDPTPSPPARARPRRGLRRAAWVLGAAGTLVLIAAGALAWLGSESGLQWLAARTPLRLGTKQITLKDVQGSLWRSVRIGQLQLVTADSTTTLYQARLHWTPAELWHRTLHIQSFSAQRLDIAQTHAAPAKGPLELPASLRLPLRIDLDRFDLGALQIGPPGVLQPYGRFTGELHYGQGRYRARLNAVTPWAQAQLQAQLGDSAPYALQATLNATHIGLAGHAAAGNAADLRAQGTLRDLSLNGTLQMDAAHARLQAHLTPFDATPLRSARLTARALDPAAFSAALPRAALDVQFDLGPSSAQRLSGELQVRNALPGPIDQRRLPLRSLSATLAGDGQQAAARDLRIDLGPGGQIHGTLTWTRPTLQARLQVAQLNARALDGKLAATRLSGPVAIDASAQQQSAQIALAQPGWDLRMEAQRRGDAVQLQRLRLAAPGGRLDASGTLSTGGAQPFDLRASLRQFDPAQFGAYPQARLSADLTARGTLAQRQARLALQLAPSVWRGHTFTGHARLALDRQRLWDVDAALALGANQLQAKGAFGRPDDALQWTLTAPQLAQIDDTLQGSAEAQGQLRGGLQAPAGKLTLQADGVRWGKALALHHLSARSSFSTARASPATATSLDTLLDRLAGSLQVDLDGLDWHQDGQTVQLHSLQTQAQTTAGLKGQLDLKVRLQQLRLAGLGKPQHDTTLSTASLDVTGTRAQHSLALDAQGQLPLGGAESTPPTGASTAAQQPLPVDLHLRAQGGWLGAPQGWRGQITALDNSGPLAFKLQAPAALDLAFAPLRLQLQHAALQLQAGHIDLNNLQLAPGLLRTDGRMSAVQTADLLRLAGIAPARLRDTLVLSGDWKIDAGASVEGHVHLQRDSGDIALQVAAPPAKRVGTVKLGPTCDATFGPAASRDGFMPLDIGQLVLDLTAHEGRLQAQGVLQTGMGTVQASGHVQLSRRGDLWGVAADAPLQLDAGADMPSLAWAAPLIGYDYRAEGRLQLAVQGRGTLAAPQFSGSLEGRALRLAWPAQGLDLKNGVLRAHFTGDRLQLDQLQLQGGKGQLTATGDARLQNGLPRATLDLKADKLQLLSRPDRQLVLSGTAQAQLADKVLALTTNLTADRADIALPRASGPTLSSDVVIKGQTPAASKPPAAMPNAVRFDGTFNLGSNFHLYGQGLDAMLGGSVRVRADNGATPTATGSIEVVQGEYTAYGQQLQVTQGRVNFAGPVDNPGLNITATRPNLPTGIEVGVNIGGTARRPLIKLSSTPAMPDTEILSWLVLGQPLSQVGASDIGLLQTAAAALLGPSDGQPLQTRLAHAVGLDSISVQSASSTDPLGTSNATGTSTTSTNGLPSTVLTLSKRLSSNTLVTFSRGLNGVSNIFNIQYQLTRRLSVQAQTGTENAVDLFYTFEFR; from the coding sequence ATGGCCGAAGACCCGACGCCCTCGCCCCCCGCGCGCGCCCGCCCCCGCCGGGGCCTGCGCCGGGCTGCCTGGGTTTTGGGCGCGGCGGGCACCCTCGTGCTGATTGCCGCGGGCGCTCTCGCCTGGCTGGGCAGCGAAAGCGGTCTGCAGTGGCTGGCCGCACGCACGCCGCTGCGCCTGGGTACGAAGCAAATCACGCTGAAAGACGTGCAAGGCAGTCTGTGGCGCTCGGTGCGCATCGGGCAGTTGCAGCTCGTCACCGCCGACTCCACCACGACCCTGTACCAGGCCCGCCTGCACTGGACGCCCGCCGAGCTCTGGCACCGCACGCTGCACATCCAGAGCTTCAGCGCGCAACGCCTCGATATCGCGCAAACCCATGCCGCCCCCGCGAAAGGCCCGCTGGAGCTGCCCGCCAGCCTGCGGCTGCCGTTGCGCATCGACCTCGACCGGTTCGACCTCGGCGCGCTGCAGATCGGCCCGCCCGGCGTGCTGCAGCCCTATGGCCGCTTCACCGGCGAGCTGCACTACGGCCAGGGCCGCTACCGCGCCCGGCTCAACGCCGTCACCCCCTGGGCCCAGGCCCAGCTTCAGGCGCAACTGGGCGACAGCGCCCCCTACGCCTTGCAGGCCACGCTCAACGCCACGCACATCGGCCTGGCGGGGCATGCCGCCGCGGGCAACGCCGCCGATCTTCGCGCCCAGGGCACGCTGCGCGACCTCAGCCTGAACGGCACCCTGCAGATGGACGCCGCCCACGCCCGTCTGCAGGCCCACCTCACGCCGTTCGACGCCACGCCGCTGCGCAGCGCTCGCCTCACCGCCCGCGCGCTCGACCCGGCAGCCTTCAGCGCCGCGCTGCCCCGCGCCGCGCTCGACGTGCAATTCGACCTCGGGCCGTCGAGCGCGCAACGGCTTTCAGGGGAGCTGCAGGTGCGCAACGCCCTGCCCGGCCCGATCGATCAGCGGCGCCTGCCCCTGCGCAGCCTCAGCGCCACGCTGGCCGGTGACGGCCAGCAGGCCGCCGCGCGCGATCTGCGCATCGACCTCGGCCCCGGCGGGCAGATCCACGGCACGCTGACCTGGACCCGGCCCACGCTGCAGGCCCGGTTGCAGGTCGCGCAGCTCAACGCCCGCGCACTCGACGGCAAACTGGCCGCCACCCGTCTGTCCGGCCCGGTCGCGATCGACGCCTCGGCGCAGCAGCAAAGCGCGCAGATCGCCCTGGCCCAGCCCGGCTGGGACTTGCGCATGGAGGCGCAGCGACGCGGCGACGCGGTGCAATTGCAGCGCCTGCGGCTGGCGGCGCCCGGCGGCCGGCTCGACGCCAGCGGCACCCTGTCGACGGGCGGCGCGCAGCCCTTCGATCTGCGCGCCAGTCTGCGTCAGTTCGATCCGGCGCAGTTCGGCGCCTATCCGCAGGCCCGGCTCAGCGCCGACCTCACCGCCCGCGGCACCCTTGCGCAGCGGCAGGCCAGACTTGCGCTGCAGCTCGCGCCCAGTGTCTGGCGCGGCCACACCTTCACCGGCCACGCCCGCCTGGCGCTCGACAGGCAGCGCCTTTGGGACGTCGATGCCGCGCTGGCCCTCGGCGCCAACCAGCTTCAGGCGAAAGGCGCCTTCGGCCGGCCCGACGATGCGCTGCAATGGACGCTGACCGCACCGCAACTCGCGCAGATCGACGACACGCTTCAAGGCAGCGCCGAGGCCCAGGGCCAGCTGCGCGGCGGTCTGCAGGCGCCCGCGGGCAAGCTCACCCTGCAGGCCGACGGCGTGCGATGGGGCAAAGCGCTGGCGCTGCATCACCTCAGCGCCCGCAGCAGCTTCAGCACCGCCCGGGCGAGCCCTGCCACGGCGACCTCCCTCGACACCCTGCTCGACCGCCTCGCGGGCTCGCTCCAGGTCGATCTCGACGGCCTCGACTGGCATCAGGACGGCCAGACCGTGCAACTTCACAGTCTGCAGACCCAGGCCCAGACCACGGCCGGATTGAAGGGCCAGCTCGACCTGAAAGTACGGTTGCAGCAGCTACGGCTCGCCGGGCTGGGCAAGCCGCAACACGACACCACCTTGAGCACCGCCTCGCTCGATGTCACGGGCACCCGCGCCCAGCACAGCCTCGCGCTGGACGCTCAGGGCCAGCTTCCCCTGGGCGGCGCAGAAAGTACGCCCCCTACGGGCGCCAGCACAGCAGCCCAGCAGCCGCTGCCGGTGGATCTGCATCTGCGCGCGCAAGGTGGCTGGCTGGGTGCGCCACAGGGCTGGCGCGGCCAGATCACCGCGCTCGACAACAGCGGCCCGCTGGCATTCAAGCTCCAGGCCCCGGCCGCACTCGACCTGGCCTTCGCGCCCTTGCGTCTGCAGCTCCAGCATGCGGCCCTTCAGCTTCAGGCCGGACACATCGATCTGAACAACCTTCAACTGGCGCCGGGCCTGCTGCGCACCGATGGGCGCATGAGCGCCGTGCAGACCGCCGATCTGCTGAGACTCGCTGGCATCGCCCCCGCCCGGCTGCGCGACACCCTCGTGCTCTCGGGCGACTGGAAGATCGACGCGGGCGCGAGCGTCGAGGGCCATGTGCATCTGCAGCGCGACAGCGGCGACATCGCCCTGCAGGTCGCCGCGCCACCGGCCAAGCGCGTGGGCACGGTGAAGCTCGGCCCCACCTGCGACGCCACGTTCGGCCCGGCTGCGTCGCGCGACGGCTTCATGCCGCTGGACATCGGCCAGCTCGTGCTCGACCTCACCGCGCACGAAGGCCGCCTGCAAGCGCAGGGCGTGTTGCAGACCGGCATGGGCACCGTCCAGGCCAGCGGCCATGTTCAGCTCAGTCGGCGCGGCGATCTCTGGGGCGTCGCGGCCGACGCGCCGCTGCAGCTCGACGCCGGTGCCGACATGCCCAGCCTGGCCTGGGCCGCGCCGCTGATCGGCTACGACTACCGCGCCGAAGGCCGACTGCAACTGGCCGTGCAAGGCCGCGGCACGCTGGCCGCACCGCAGTTCAGCGGCTCGCTCGAAGGACGGGCGCTGCGGCTGGCCTGGCCTGCCCAGGGGCTCGATCTCAAGAACGGCGTGCTGCGCGCCCACTTCACCGGCGACCGGCTCCAGCTCGACCAGTTGCAGCTCCAGGGTGGCAAGGGACAACTCACGGCCACTGGCGACGCACGGCTGCAGAATGGCCTGCCCCGCGCGACCCTCGACCTCAAGGCCGACAAGCTCCAACTGCTCAGCCGCCCCGATCGGCAGCTCGTGCTCAGCGGCACCGCCCAGGCCCAGCTCGCCGACAAGGTGCTGGCACTCACCACGAATCTCACTGCCGATCGTGCCGACATCGCCCTGCCGCGCGCCAGCGGTCCCACACTGAGCAGCGACGTGGTCATCAAGGGCCAGACGCCCGCGGCGAGCAAGCCTCCCGCCGCCATGCCCAACGCCGTGCGTTTCGATGGCACGTTCAACCTCGGCTCCAACTTCCACCTCTATGGCCAGGGACTGGACGCGATGCTGGGTGGCAGCGTGCGCGTGCGCGCCGACAATGGCGCCACGCCCACGGCCACGGGCAGCATCGAAGTGGTTCAGGGCGAATACACCGCCTACGGCCAGCAGCTTCAGGTGACACAAGGGCGCGTCAATTTCGCCGGGCCGGTGGACAACCCAGGACTGAACATCACCGCGACCCGGCCCAACCTGCCCACGGGCATCGAGGTCGGCGTGAACATCGGCGGCACCGCGCGGCGGCCGCTGATCAAGCTCAGCTCGACGCCCGCGATGCCCGACACCGAAATCCTGTCGTGGCTGGTGCTCGGGCAGCCGCTCAGCCAAGTCGGCGCCTCAGACATCGGCCTGCTGCAGACCGCCGCCGCGGCCCTGCTGGGCCCGAGTGACGGCCAGCCGCTGCAGACCCGACTGGCCCATGCCGTCGGGCTGGACAGCATCAGCGTGCAAAGCGCCAGCAGCACCGACCCCCTGGGTACGAGCAACGCCACCGGCACCTCGACGACCAGCACGAACGGTCTGCCCAGCACCGTGCTGACGCTGAGCAAACGCCTGTCGTCGAACACGCTGGTGACGTTCTCGCGCGGGCTCAACGGCGTGTCGAACATCTTCAACATCCAGTACCAGCTCACCCGCCGCCTGTCGGTCCAGGCCCAGACCGGCACCGAGAACGCGGTGGATCTGTTCTACACCTTCGAGTTCCGCTGA
- a CDS encoding ABC transporter ATP-binding protein gives MAFQPPSVPAIELDNVTLRFLSPDGKATVALQDFSMTVQRGEFCAIVGPTGCGKSTTLSLITGLLQPTTGKVRVMGEAVQGIDPRIGFVFQSDAVFPWRTVLDNVAAGPMFRGQSKAQARELAEQWLRRVGLVGFEKHYPHQLSGGMRKRVALAQTFINKPEILLMDEPFGALDMQTRTLMQDELLQLWSASGGSVVFVTHDLEEAVALADKVLVLTSRPATVKQVYTIDLPRPRVMSQIRYEPRFMDYAREIWNDLREEVHI, from the coding sequence ATGGCGTTTCAACCCCCCAGCGTGCCAGCCATCGAGCTGGACAACGTGACCCTGAGATTCCTGTCGCCCGATGGCAAGGCCACGGTGGCGCTGCAGGATTTCAGCATGACGGTGCAGCGCGGCGAGTTCTGCGCCATCGTCGGCCCGACCGGCTGCGGCAAATCGACCACGCTCAGTCTCATCACCGGGCTGCTGCAGCCGACGACCGGCAAGGTTCGGGTGATGGGCGAGGCGGTGCAGGGCATCGACCCGCGCATCGGCTTCGTCTTCCAGAGTGATGCGGTGTTTCCCTGGCGCACGGTGCTCGACAACGTGGCGGCGGGGCCGATGTTTCGCGGCCAGAGCAAGGCGCAGGCGCGCGAGCTGGCGGAGCAGTGGTTGCGGCGTGTCGGGCTGGTGGGTTTTGAAAAGCACTACCCGCACCAGCTCTCGGGCGGCATGCGCAAGCGCGTGGCGCTGGCGCAGACCTTCATCAACAAGCCCGAAATCCTGCTGATGGACGAGCCCTTCGGCGCGCTCGACATGCAGACCCGCACCTTGATGCAGGATGAGCTGTTGCAGCTTTGGTCGGCCAGCGGCGGCTCCGTGGTGTTCGTCACCCACGATCTGGAAGAGGCCGTGGCACTGGCGGACAAGGTGCTGGTGCTGACCTCGCGCCCGGCCACGGTCAAGCAGGTCTACACCATCGATCTGCCGCGGCCGCGCGTGATGTCGCAGATCCGTTACGAGCCGCGTTTCATGGATTACGCCCGCGAGATCTGGAACGATCTGCGCGAGGAAGTCCACATCTGA